DNA sequence from the Stutzerimonas decontaminans genome:
AGGCCAAAGCCATCTCCGATGACATGCGCGCAGCCGATTCGACATTGTTTCCGCGTGGCGACTTTTCGGAGTTCTCGAAATACAACATCGGACTTGAAAAAGCACGCATGGATGCAGCTGGCTGGCTCACAGCTGGACCATGCCGTCCGCCCTATAACATCGTCCCAGAAGACTATATTGCTGGCGCCCTTAAGTCAGGCAAAGCTTGGGCCGCACTGCATGCTAAATACAGCAAGGAATTGAAGTAGTCCAACTCGATTGGTCTGGCGAAATGCTGGAAAAGACGCTGAACGATTTGAAATATATTAGATTAATCATATTTCTTGCGCTACTAGTAGGCGTCGCCAGTTCGGCAAATTTAGCTAAGACTGCTAGTCTCGCAGACTCGGGTGTGAAGTCAGGCTTTAGGAATACCGAATGAAGCCAGCATATCAAGCCGACGATGGGTGCCATCCTTGATGAGGCAACCCACTGTTGGTTGGCTTAGTTTTTTGGAGTGTTTGATTGTGATTGTTGATTTCTATTTCGACTTTTTGAGCCCTTTTTCTTACTTGGCTAACCATCGCTTGTCGAAGCTAGCCCACGATTATAGCTTTTCCATTCGCTATCACTCGATTGATTTGGCGCGAGCCAAAATCGCCATCGGAAACGTAGGCCCCTCCAATCGCGATCTGAAAGTCAAACTTGCCTATTTGATGGTGGATTTAAAACGCTGGGCCGAGCTGTACGGATTACCGTTTTTATTTCCTGCCAATTACAATAGCCAACGGATGAATGCTGGGCTCTATTACTCGGGTGCCGAAACGCAGACTGCTGCTTACGTGAATACAGTATTCAATGCAGTTTGGGGGGAAGGTATAGCTCTGGACTCGGAAAGCCTGCTTGCCCTAGTGTGCGGGACTCTAGGGTGGGATCGCGCTGCTTTCGAGGAGTTTCTCAGCAGCGACGCTGCAACAAATGCGTATGATGAGCATACCCAGGCCGCCATCGAACGTAAAGTATTCGGTGTACCAACGATGTTTTTGGGCGATCAAATGTGGTGG
Encoded proteins:
- a CDS encoding 2-hydroxychromene-2-carboxylate isomerase, translated to MIVDFYFDFLSPFSYLANHRLSKLAHDYSFSIRYHSIDLARAKIAIGNVGPSNRDLKVKLAYLMVDLKRWAELYGLPFLFPANYNSQRMNAGLYYSGAETQTAAYVNTVFNAVWGEGIALDSESLLALVCGTLGWDRAAFEEFLSSDAATNAYDEHTQAAIERKVFGVPTMFLGDQMWWGNDRLFMLENTLRCGCSAGIAAAGETGVKPVTEGDGNQSGNSP